The DNA sequence CTATATGACAAGCACGCTTATCACCCGACGTCATGGCACCCGGCCCGGGGCATGCCGGTGGAACGCGGCGGCGGCCGAAGCACCGCAGCGTGCCCCCGCCGCCGCGCCGGCCGGTCAGGACCGGGCGAGGGCGCGGGAGATGACGACCCGCTGGATCTGGTTGGTGCCCTCGACGATCTGCAGCACCTTCGCCTCGCGCATGTAGCGCTCGACCGGGTAGTCGGCGACGTAGCCGTAGCCGCCGAGGACCTGGACGGCGTCGGTGGTGACCCGCATCGCCATGTCGGTGGCGAACAACTTGGCCTTGGCCGCCTCGATCGAGTACGGCCGGCCGGCGTCGCGCAGCCGGGCGGCCGCCAGGGTCAGCGCGCGGGCCGCCGACACCTGGGTGGCCATGTCGGCGAGCATGAAGCCGAGCCCCTGGAAGTCGATGATCGGCTTGCCGAACTGGGTCCGTTCCTTCGCGTACGAGGTGGCGAAGTCGAGCGCCGACTGGGCCAGCCCGACGGCGCAGGCGGCGATGCCGAGCCGTCCGGAGTCGAGTGCGGTCATCGCGATGGTGAAGCCGCCGCCCTCGGCGCCGACGAGCCGGTCGCCGGGCACCCGTACGCCGTCGAACGCGATCTGGGCGACCGGCGAGCCGCGCATGCCCATCGTCCGCTCCGCGGCCAGCGGCTCGATGCCGGCGGTGCCCCGGTCGGCGAGCAGGCAGGAGATGCCGGACGCGCCGGGGCCGCCGGTGCGGCAGAAGATGTTGTAGAAGTCGGCGGAGTGGGCGTGGGTGATCCACGCCTTGGTGCCGTCGACCACCCAGTCCTCGCCGTCGCGGACGGCGCGGGTGGTCAGTGCGGCGGCGTCGGAGCCGCCCTGCGGCTCGGACAGGCAGTAGGCGCCGAGCAGTTCCCCGCCGAGCATGTCGGGCAGCAGGGCCTTGCGCAGTTCCTCGCTGCCGTACGCGGCGACCGGGTAGCAGGACAGCGTGTGTACGCTGATCGCCTCGGCGACGGTCACCCAGCGGCTGGCGAGCACCTCGAGGACCTGGAGGTAGACCTCGTACGGCTGGCCGGCACCGCCGTACTCCTCGGGGTAGGGCAGGCCGAGCAGCCCGGAGCGGCCGAGGGTGCGCAGGACCTCGCGGGGGAACTCGCCGCGGTTCTCGAAGTCGTCGGCACGGCCGGCGAGTTCCCGGTCGGCGAGTTCGGTGGCGAGGTCGATCAGGTCGTACGCCTCGGGGGTGGGCAGTATCCGGTCGACTGTCATGGCGCGCCTGCTCCGTGGGGTGTCGGGCTTCCGGCACCGTCCGGGATGTGAACGGCGCCGACGTCCCGCAAGCTTAACGTTCGTTCGGGCGGACAGGGAGATACGTCACGTTCCGGCATGGTGACGTCCGCGCCGGGCGGTGGGTCGGGGCGGGGCCGGCCGGGTCGGCTGTGCCAGGCTGTCCGGGTGAACGACAGACGCCCCCTGCTGCTGGTCGACTCGCCGAGCCTGTACTTCCGCGCCTACTTCGGCATCCCCGAGTCCGCCGCGAAGGCCGCCGACGGCACCCCGGTCAACGCCGTACGGGGCTTCCTGGACATGCTGGCGACGCTGATCCGCACCCGGCGGCCGGACCGGGTGGTGTGCGCGCTCGACCACGACTGGCGGCCGGCGTGGCGGGTGGCGCTGCTGCCGACGTACAAGGAGCACCGGGTGGCGCCGGCCGGCGGCGAGGTGGTTCCGGACACCCTGGTCCCCCAGGTGCCGCTGATCCTCGACATCCTGTCGGCGGTCGGCATCCCGGCCGTGGGCGCGGACGGCTACGAGGCCGACGACGTGCTGGGCACGCTCGCCACCGGCCAGCCGGCGCCGGTCGAGGTGGTCTCCGGCGACCGCGACCTGATCCAGCTCGTCGACGACACCCGGGGCGTGCGGGTGCTCTACTGCGGCCGGGGCGTGGCGAAGCTGGAGGATCTCGACGACGCGGCCGTACGCGCCAAGTACGGCGTGCCGGC is a window from the Polymorphospora rubra genome containing:
- a CDS encoding acyl-CoA dehydrogenase family protein, translating into MTVDRILPTPEAYDLIDLATELADRELAGRADDFENRGEFPREVLRTLGRSGLLGLPYPEEYGGAGQPYEVYLQVLEVLASRWVTVAEAISVHTLSCYPVAAYGSEELRKALLPDMLGGELLGAYCLSEPQGGSDAAALTTRAVRDGEDWVVDGTKAWITHAHSADFYNIFCRTGGPGASGISCLLADRGTAGIEPLAAERTMGMRGSPVAQIAFDGVRVPGDRLVGAEGGGFTIAMTALDSGRLGIAACAVGLAQSALDFATSYAKERTQFGKPIIDFQGLGFMLADMATQVSAARALTLAAARLRDAGRPYSIEAAKAKLFATDMAMRVTTDAVQVLGGYGYVADYPVERYMREAKVLQIVEGTNQIQRVVISRALARS
- a CDS encoding 5'-3' exonuclease, producing MNDRRPLLLVDSPSLYFRAYFGIPESAAKAADGTPVNAVRGFLDMLATLIRTRRPDRVVCALDHDWRPAWRVALLPTYKEHRVAPAGGEVVPDTLVPQVPLILDILSAVGIPAVGADGYEADDVLGTLATGQPAPVEVVSGDRDLIQLVDDTRGVRVLYCGRGVAKLEDLDDAAVRAKYGVPAAGYADFAALRGDPSDGLPGVPGVGEKTAARLVERYGGLDGILAALDDPASGFAPGLRAKLVAARDYLAVAPKVVRVALDVPLPDLVTDLPRGPVDPDRLLATAQRWNLAGPCRRLVDAIAER